Genomic segment of Lemur catta isolate mLemCat1 chromosome 2, mLemCat1.pri, whole genome shotgun sequence:
GAGGGAGAGCACAAGCACTCGGGTCGCAGGAGCGGCCGGAGCCAGACCCATGGCTGCATGAGCcatgttaaatattttggcttttatctttatttattgaaataaacacTTAATAGAATAATGATTAATGATTGTGAAGTCCCAGATCAGACACCCTCGTGTTCAAATATAACTACAGAAGCAAATTCCAAAATCATATTTAAACTATTCTCTGTAACATGAGAGATTGGTTCTGAGTCCTCATTATGGCTTCTCCCAGATCCAACATTCTAAAATTCCACAATTATTTGCTTCTGTCTAGATTACCTTACCTGTCCTTCAGTGgacagacaattttttttaaagtcataaatgAAGTAGATTGAAGAACATTTAGTGTAATCATTTGGTTTATATTTGATCAGGCAGCACTCAGGTGGCGACAGAAGGTGAATTTTCCGAGCTTTACTAATAACCACCTTTATTTATATAAGACTCCACGTCAGAAACCGTCATATTTGAAAAGTCTGATTCAGATACTCATTGGCACACAGAACCTTCCCAAGCTCAGAGAGAGGTTTGAGGCAGGACTTTTAAAGAAGATactagttaaaagaaaaattagtaagttaacattattaattttaaagaaacttcaGGTTTAAATTTATTACAATAGTATGAATAAGTAACAAGTTTTTTAATCAATTAAAACAATGCTGTTGTGTTTGgctgattttttccattttaaaatttatttttagacatataaaatttaccatcttcaaCCTTTTTAAGCGTACAGTTcggtggcattaaatacattcgtAATGGCATGCAACCATTACTGCCACCCATCTCCATAACTctcttcatcttgtaaaactaaaactctgtatCCATGAAATAATAACTCcctattttctcctttcccccaaaccctggcaaccaccattctgctttctgtctctctggttctgactactctaagtacctcatataagtggaatcatatagtatttgcctttttgtcactggcttatttcagttagcataatgtcctgaaagttcatccatgttgtagcataggccagaacttccttcctttccaaagctgaataatattccattatatgtatattcctcatttatccattcatctgtcaatggatatTTTGGTGCTTctacattttagctattatgaataatgctgctatgaacatgagtgtacaaatatctctttgagatcctgtttTCATTCTTCTGGGTATACacagtagtggcattgctggatcatatggtaattctatttttaattttttgaggaactgccatactcttttccacaacagttgtaccattttacattcccactaacagttcATGTGGGTTCCAATCTCTCCATATCTTCACCAAcagtcattttctgttttttttatagtagccCTTCTCATGGATgcgaggtggtatctcattgtagttttgatttgcagttccctaGTGATTAGTTATGTTGAGTATCTTTCTTGTGCTTCCTGGCCATCAGACAAATGCTACCAGTACAATTGTTGTCTAAGTGGAGAGATAGATTCCTGGTACTTCCTACTTAaacatcttcccagaatcctctctattttggctcttttttttattatcagaaacaaaaacccagatTGGTTCATTTTTAATCTAGTATTTCTGTCTGCCCTCAGGTACCTCTTGCTTACTAATTTGATAAGATGCAACATCTGCAAAAGTTAAAATTTACAGAACTGACTAAACTGTGGTCTCTGTTTTAGATTAACCATTCAACATTTTTCACTGGTCTGAACGGCTTACAATTTTTGTAAGAGCTGACTACTTTTAGCTAAAATTTGCCCACCACTGGGAGATATTTAGAAATGATTTAAGCTCAATTTGATAAACAATGTGTTCAAAAACTTGCtaattcttccctttctctttagaGTAAGTAAAGTTTGGAAAGTGCTTTGTATAGGTAGGCATTTGTCTGATTTCCCTTTTTATCCTACTGTTCTCTTTATATCCCtgagaaatgttaaatgcctccCTCTATCAAATAGCACTTGGTAACAAGAATGACTTACCACACATCCGGGGTGATGGTGTCATTCTGGGATCGCCAAGTGTCAGTTTCATAAATAGCTTCTCCGTTGACTTTTAGCCAGGCCCCTATTTGCCTTAATCGCTCCTCAAAAATTGTAGAAATGATGCCATCTAGTGTGGGCCCAATATTCACCAAAAGATTTCCTCCACATGAAACTGTTTCTACAAGTtgctaaaaaattaagaataaacgTAGTTCTTAGATAGACAAAACAGTTCCATCTTTAATGTGTTAATacattgtatttatatacatatatagtcacTATCTAGAAGAGTAAACACAAAGGATAGAATAATGCCCTGTGTTTATAGGCCATTGAGCTAtacaaattataagaaataattctcATACAACCACACCATTAAGAATATTACAGTAATAGCCGCCAGAATTTTACTGTACCTTTACCAATTCTTCAATTGTGAGATAGTCACCAATTCCAGCATCCCTCCTATAGCCCCAGGAAAACTTGTCTAGTGTCATGCAGTTTTCCCATTTATGTGGCAAAAGATGTCCTGGGTTATAACGATCTGCGCAGGTATAGTAGCCGCCATGCTTACAGATGCTACCAGCCGCCCAGCGGTCATTGGTGACTACTGTGTCCCGAACTGGGCTGAAAtgaaaaggataatttttttaagcaaagagtattttttttttttttttttacaaaaaaggaaataaatgtcacTGAAAAGAGGTCTAAGTGAAATACACTCCTGAAAAAGGACCATGGCATAACACAGTGGAAAACCCATCCTGCTAAAGACGAATAGACGAGGGTTGATTGAAgtcctggctctgtgactttTCAGCTCCCAGACCTAGCACAAAGTTACCTAACTCCTCTAATAATGAACTTCCTCATCTATCattagaacaaaaataatttatgtaaaacacttagcccAGTACCCAGCACATAATAGCACTTATAACAGTATTATACTATTATTTGAAGCCTCCCAATATTGTGAATGGTAGCCACAACTGAATTTATACTCAAGACATTTTTCTCTCCAATGACTGAATAATCTCATACATATAttctagcttttctttttctcttacaatTGTGCCCATTGACATGTGAACAATATCCCCACAACAAAAGTTATCATAGGTGGTACAGTTAGAGAGGCCTGCACTCCATTGAGAGGGGACAATTTTCAGTCACAAATGGAGGTGGATGGCTCCCAGTCTTTTCCCTTGGGAGAAGTACCTGGAGACATTGCTATTTTAAGTCTCAAGAGTTCTCCAAAGTATTGGTCTTTGTGCCCTTTGTGGGCCCAGGAAGTACAAATAGCAGAATGCCTGCCTTCATAGCACAATGCCAGGTGCTTTCTAGTACAAAGGTAAATTTGTTCCGTATTGTTTAGGCCTAATGGAGGAGCTCAGTGAGAACTCACTGTCATAACGAGGCAGCCTTGAACACGCTaggaaggagcaggaaggagTGAGAATACTGCTaatgaaggaaaagaggagacAGGCAAGGGTGACATTACCGggggacaaaaagaaataattagggGATTGAAAAGTACATAATCAGAAATGATGAATAAACAGAGTTATCCCAGAATAGGGGCCAAAAAAACAAGAGTAGGAGATAAAAAGGTGGACCCCCAAAATTAATACCTTCAAAGCTCTTGATCCGTGATTTTACTCTGATTTCAAAATCAGACTGAGTTGTATTTTACTCCTGATTTGTTTACTCTGATTATTTTGAGTAAATATTGAGATATCTACTGAGCAGGATTTACAATGATTTCCTCCCCCTCATGCCACCAGTGAGCGTAAAAGCAATATTTCAAGCAGCAAGGGAATTGCAATGTTATAAATATCTTAGGAACATGTAAGGTAACTGCAGCGATGTAACCTCACACACACCTGTCATTGTACAGCCAGGCTAAGAAGCCTGTGCTGTTCCAGTAGTCATCCGGCGCCCCTCCGTCACCATCCGACCACAGAACCTCTGGCCGATACTTGTTCACTAACTCATAGAGCTCAGGCAACATCTTGGAAACTGGAAATTGTCGCTTGTGGAATGAACTGGATTCATCCTCAAGGAAGAGCGGATGAAACCATTCAAAAAGGGAGTAGTACAGTCCAAAACGCAGGTCAGTTCTGTTCCTAATGGCTACCTCAAGTTCCTTGACAATGTCCCTCTTCGGCCCCTCATCTACTGCATTCCAGTTCCATGAATACTCTGAACCCCACAAGGTAAAGCctgaaaaattatagtaaaaaccCTTGTAAGcacatcaattttattttagtaaatttccACCTATACAAATGCcaaaacaaatgagataatacacagGATATATAAATAACTGCTTCTAAAAACACCTGTTTTATGGTAATCTTTTTCATAGTACATATTCTTTTATATGAGAATTTAAACAAAATGGGGCTGAGGTTTTTAAAAGCAACTGTCAGGATATGCCAAAAGGTCTATATGGTCTGATCTAGCTCCAGTACTTGCTCTCTTAGACTTTAAGGTTCTTGAGGGCTAGCATCATGTCTGCGGTACttcctgctgtatccccagcCAACTGCTAGCAGAGGGTGtaccacaaaataaataatcaacaataTCAGATTATAGCTAAGATGGTAACATTTTCCACATCTACCATGCTAAACAATGACTACTACTATTTATAGTGAAGATCCTGAGATGCACTCCTGCTAGATTCTTATTTATCTTCTAAACCAAAGACTGGAGTCTATTGCCTGgttttaagattatttattttattatagtgtgATTCTTAGAACACTGGTGATTCATGTATAGTAAATCTCCTTTAACCTGATTATTCATTTAAAGACACTATTTCTCAGTAAGTagttctgtattttaaaatatgttaaccATGTGTAATCTCATCCTACTGTAAAGTCATAAACTTACATGTTCCTCCttaataaaattattccaaagtgAATAATCTACCAACTAAATgggtaagaaaaataatgtacaCCATTACAGAAACactttgaaataattcatttttaacagGAATTTGCAGTTATATTGCTGGTTGttctatataaaaatgttacaagagatatataatcttaaatatttaagaaataatataaaagccTCAAGATTTTCAGTTGATACCTAGAGACATAAGGACATTGTTACTGTTACACTAAAATCTAAAAGAATCTTTGAGAATAGACATTCATAAGCCACTTTTGCTGAAACACTTTACTCTTGTAAATTAAGACAAgtctaaaattgattttaagaaGCTTTTAAAACAGCTCACTCTGGTTCCAAAGACGTTTGTGGTAAGCTTCAAAACAGTGTCAATATTTAAAGTCATACTCAAAATTTTTCAACGTGACAAGCCCTAATGTCAGGCAGTGCTAAAACCACATGGGTCTTCAGTTTAATATCACCACCATAAATAAGCTCGCACAGTGATCTTCCTTCCTGGGCTTAGCAGTGCATTTTCCATAAGCAATGAAAACATCtgatagcatcagtcctagaaaaTGTATAAACCTGAGCTATCTCATCTGTCCTCACAGATTAAGAGTTTCttagttgtttttaatttaaaaaaatgagtttttaaatttttttaataatactttGACAACTTGGGGAAGTTCCTAGAATCAGGAAATCAACATGTTCTCAAGCAAATACACTTTATAAATATCCATCTCAGCAGGAGAAACAGCCACAGGAGACAATCATGAAGCTACCAGAATGTGGCCAAAGGGAAAAGTATTCtaagataattttagattttaggtTTTAGTTCTCCCCTCCTACCCACTTCCAGCCCTGGAGAAAACAATGAGGCAAAATTTCTTATAACAAGGCAAAGATGGTCATGCAAAGGAAACTATCTAATGAATTAACATGTGGTTGGGACAATAACAATTTGTTAATGCTTCCTTGGTCTTACAGACACTGGGATGGTAATGAGTGTAATCTATCCTATTAATGTAGGACCACTGtgattccttttatttattcttccaccACCTCTGATATTTCTGGGCACCATTACAGTTCCATAATCCTTTTCCCTCCCGGTGATCTGAGTCACTTTCATCATTAGCAATTCATCCACCATTTACATCACTTGGCCACCCAAGAGTTGGCCAAAAGTGCAGTCAGGTGTGTTGATAATGATGCAAGTCTACAACAGCATAATCCCCAAGGTACCTTCACAGAATGCATTAccgagaaaagaaacaaaagagtgcAATTCCAGTTATAAACTTTGACTTGCAACCCACATCTCCCTTCAAATGTCTTTAATTAAATCTTAGAACTATTATTAAATAGCATATAACAAAATGTGCCCATCTTTCCTCTGTTATGTGGAGGCTATGATCTTTCTGTACCCCTAATACCTCGCAATGTGGGTGGAACATGTGGTCCTTAAATTATAAGCAAATGCCAGTCCCCACTCATGGTTGCTCCTAAGAGAAAACTGTGATTTCATATGGACATCCTTACtttagtttctcaaaaaaaaaaaaaaaaacttttcatttcctAGCCATTATCAGCATTTGCATACACTGTACTTACTTACCTTCGTGATGTTTGGAAGTTAAGACAATGTATTTGGCACCAGAGGCCTGGAAAATATCTGCCCACTGACTGGCATTAAAAAATTTTGCTGTAAATAGTGGTGCAAAATCTTCATATTTGAAACCAGAAgggtaattatttttcataaagttcACATACTTCTGTATCTTTTCCTTTTGCCAATACCACctaaggggaagaaaggaaacagtACATGACCACCACATgcataaacatttgaaataattggCTAGGTCCCTTTACTATTTCCCCCTTGTTCAAATACAGTATTACCCAGATCCTCTTTCTCAATTCCTCATTAGTTAGGCTGGGCTTTAAAGAAAGCTTACACAAACCCCTTTCAATATCCATCTGTCTCCCTGTGAAAGCCACTCAGCTCATAAACTAGAACATTGTAGGCAACCCAGCCACCCATTCTCTCTTAATGCTTCATGTTTAAGTCACAACATGTAGTATATGTCTTTACACATTGTCCTTTGTAACATAAGTGGCCAGGGATTCAAAAGGTAAGACTATATGCCTAAAACATAGCATCCATCTATGATATCCACTATCAGAGAACACGTTTCAGGGCAGGGCACAGAAAGGGAGGCAGCAGTAAAATTAGGAAGATActgtcattttaataaattaactCAGCCTTCAAGGATTATTTGCTACATGTGTTCATTCGAAACAGTGGTATATATTGAACCTGAACTACTCAAGCAAGGCTTCATAAGGAAAACTACACCACAAACATTTTAGATAAACACAGCAGTAACTATCCTCATGAAATATATGCAAACCCCATGTCCAACCCATCTCCTGTTTTTCCTATCACCACTCCTTCATAAGAGTATTTCTATAGGATAAGCAAATCCATAATCAGCACTATATCCCCAATGATGATCAGGAGGGTCTTCTGGCTGAGATCACTAAGGACATGATATGTGACAGGCAATGTTGTTTGCGGGCCCAAAAGTCACATATATACTTTCCCAGCTTCCATTGCAGCCATGACATGGATGTGAGACCCACACTGGCCAATGGAACTTGAAGGTAAGCTGACTTGGAGGATTCTAGAAATGGTTTCCTTCCCAATGAAAAGAGAAACTGGCCTTCCTGCCTTTGGGCAAGGTCATGTGCAGTTATGATGCCTGGCTGCCATCATGTGACCATGAAGGGACAAGTCCACAGGCTGAAGATGACAGAAAGAGCCTGGGTCTTTGGTTTCATCAATAAGACAACTATCTCTAAATTTCTTGTTATGTGCAATAATAAACCCCTATTATCATACcttttatttgggtttttgatGCCTTAAAGTGAAACTATCCATGATGCATTTCACAGCTGGACTTTGAAGTGTTGCCTCGGTTCTTGGGCTCtgggcttggaagaatcacaagccttGGCCCGCGCGatggagagagatgacagacactcagcaagtatgtgaagaatttattgtaaaGAAAGTTTAAACATGCAAAGCGAAAGacatttcctaaggggaaacGGGTCTGTCTCCGTGAGTAGACACCATCTacttgttttcccttttgtatGTTAGTAGTTTAGGTAAAGgttataattattcataattcTACATCACTGTTTTGGGGACTGAATTCTTTCCAGCTATGGACATAACTTAAAGGTTATGTTCCACTCATTCCTTTCTCCTATACATGTGATAGGGAAAGTTACTGTCtatggtgtttttctattttctgattggtGATCACTGTTCCGTGGTCAAATTACCCCACTCTTTAAGACTGAATAACTATTTCCcctggttatttttctgtaactgtTTTCTCCTTATTGTTTTCctataattgttttcttatttctgtttttctgatttccattacctctcacttgtttttctgtccctaacagcGTCATCTAATTTGAACCTGTATTCTCTCCTACAGTCTAGACTCAAATTTCATATTAGCAGAGATGAAAAGAGGCACATACAGTAAAGAGTTCATTATTTGTATTTTGGTATTTAATTTCCATTAAGAATAGTCAGATATCATCATCTCTACTGTTGACTGCCCAAAAGTCAAATtgggagtggggagcagaggTTTAGAAAGGGTACAAAGGGAAACCATAAATAATTAAAGAGTCTTTCACAGGGTTAATGCACTTCCAGACCACCAGGAATATGTATTCTATATTGTTTAGTATAAGAAGTTGTCTTTATTGTTCTATGTCAAAACAAACAGCCATGTGttcatttatagaaaattaaccatagcaaagaataaaatgactCAAAACTAGCTGGTTTATTTTGGCAGAGCACTAGTCTCAATTAACAAGTGTCAAATCCACCAACATATATTTAGCTAATCTTCATGGTTGAACAAAATGATAATGTAAGATACAATTTAGGAGGAAGAAAATCTGTTAATTATGTACCTCACTAATctgaaacatttcaaaaataaactcaaaatgccTTACAGCCCAAAACTTACAAATAAAGATTTATAACATCTTTCTGAAGTAGATATGTTTGGTAATACATGGTGTAGGAAGAAAGTCCCTTGTTTtacaaactgatttttttttaattatatgaataaTTCTCCATAGTTTATACTGTTCTTTTACATCAACTGGCCTAAAATACAAGAAAGGTTACTGGTTGCAGGAAGTCAATCTCTTTGAAATGCAGGGGTTAAAATATGCTACTCTGGCCTattaaataatagttaaaataaaattaaagctctTGAAAAATAGCAGGTGCAAGAAGAGCACTTTGACTTCTTTGCTGTTTCTTAAGAGAAGATGAAATTCCAGTGTGAAAAAGATTCGACCAGAAAGAAAGGCAACATCCTTAtcgtcaagaaaaaaaaaaagtggagaccAAAAGAATACTGTACAGGCCTTGTTAGAATAACTCTTATCTTTTCAGCCTCCCCACACCATTTAATTCTTGCAGGCACAGGGCAGAACAATTCAGTGTTCACCCAGCACGAAGCACTTAGACAAGAAACCACACATTCAACACCCGGAAATGCGAAACTCCGTTTAAACAGTGGGGGGCGCGAGGAAAGGGTGGAGAGAGCGGGTGAAACCGACAGGGGGGCAGCTCCGGCGGCCACGCGGCTGGGGTCCGCGGAGACGCAGGGACGCGCACTCACCAGAACCACTCGCTACCGAAGCTGGGCACGGAAAACACGCCCCAGTGGATGAAGATGCCGAACTTGGCCTGGTCGAACCACGCGGGCAGCTCGCGCGCGTCCAGGGACTGCCAGGCGGGCTGGAAGCGCGCGGCGCGCCGGGCGGGGCACGGTGGCAGCAGCGCGAGCAGCGCCAGCCCCAGCAGCCCCGCGCCCCGCATGTCCCCGCGCCCCGGCGGCCCTCTGCACGCTGGCGCGGCCCACTTCCGCGTCGCCTGCTAAGTCTGCTCCGCCGCTGTCACCTGACCGAGCCGTCCTTGGGAAAGGGCCAGGCTCCCGCGCTGGGGCGGGAGCGGTGGCTGTCGGAATGACCCCAGGCCGCCCGCATCGCTCGCTCGCTTGCATAACGAAAGAGGCCCGTGTTACCCCAAAGCCAGCCGTGGGACTGCTTAACTAAGACCCCAGTCTATCCGCTTTGAGGGGGAAAAAGGGAGCCCTGTGACGTGACCTTTACAGAAACCTCCCGAGAGGACTGTGCCACCGACCCGCCCTGGTGGCTGCAGGACGGGCCTGAGCCGCCGACacagaggccgaggcaggaaccTCAGGCGAGTCCCTCTCAGAGGGAGCAACCTAGATTATTCTCAACCTCGGCGTTAGCCCCCAGAGGCTCCGGGTATGTTATAACCGTGGCTGTCAACTTGAATTTTTATCAGGTGAAAGTCCAAGCATTGCAGATTCAGTACAGCTGGATTGGGGCCCAAGCATTTACGTTTCTACCCAGGgcccaggtaattctgatgttGCTGGTCAGTGGACCAGACTTTCCTGAGAGTCACTGCATTAGAAAACAAGATGATCTGAGATGAGTGAAGCCAGTTGAATGAATGTTTAAGAAATCTGCAAGCTTGGGAAGAAACCAGAAACTTGGAATGATTAATCAAAGGACATTTCAGAAGCTCATCTCTTCCACCTCTTAAGTGCTTTCAGAGGAAGCACTTCTACCCCTGCAAAATCATTACCCTTCTATGGGCCAGTTCAAACGCAGCCTCCTCTGTGAAGCTCTCTGCCACCACCCTCCCCTCCTAGAACATTCTACTTCCTCTGGCCTGCTGCCATAACATCTCTTTCCAACCAGTAAGATAGGATGCCACTCGTTGTCTTGTAGCTAGTTGGATACAGGTCTGATTTCCCTTCTGTAGTCCCTGCGTTTACAGCAGAGCCTGGCAGGGAGCCGTCCTCCAAACATGTTTGTCAAAGCTCTCCAGTAAACTGGGGTTCTAATTATTTAGTGAATGACATGACACTATGTAGCTGTTGCCTGCATCCTCCCATCTCTGCAGAGAAATGGGACATGGTCGTGGTGACAATGTAGCAGTGAAGCCCTGTCCTCTCATCAGCAACCTT
This window contains:
- the FUCA2 gene encoding plasma alpha-L-fucosidase gives rise to the protein MRGAGLLGLALLALLPPCPARRAARFQPAWQSLDARELPAWFDQAKFGIFIHWGVFSVPSFGSEWFWWYWQKEKIQKYVNFMKNNYPSGFKYEDFAPLFTAKFFNASQWADIFQASGAKYIVLTSKHHEGFTLWGSEYSWNWNAVDEGPKRDIVKELEVAIRNRTDLRFGLYYSLFEWFHPLFLEDESSSFHKRQFPVSKMLPELYELVNKYRPEVLWSDGDGGAPDDYWNSTGFLAWLYNDSPVRDTVVTNDRWAAGSICKHGGYYTCADRYNPGHLLPHKWENCMTLDKFSWGYRRDAGIGDYLTIEELVKQLVETVSCGGNLLVNIGPTLDGIISTIFEERLRQIGAWLKVNGEAIYETDTWRSQNDTITPDVWYTSKPKEKLVYAIFLKWPTSGKLSLGQPKATLGATEVKLLGHGQPLKWISLEHSGIVVELPQLTVHQLPCKWGWAMALRSVM